In a single window of the Streptomyces cinnabarinus genome:
- a CDS encoding methyltransferase, which translates to MTLIDPMAAANLYRLAFGFIPAQMIHAAARLRLPDLLAEEPLTTEELAERTGTRAPALRRLLRGLATLGVVEQRGEDGFRLAPAGELLRSDVPGSVRPMLMPYFGEAVWTSWGRFTECLRTGRPSVESVTGGSVFDLFAADPELGAEFHAAMAVSGGAEAQALARSYDFADVRTVVDVGGGNGALLAGVLGHHPHLHGVLVDTPVGVAGAPDTLAAAGVADRCVLVAQDFLAAVPEGGDRYVIKSVLHDWDDERCVTILRNCRQAMADTARVLIVEVVAPPVADTTTDPFLTVSDLNLMVLTHGRERTEREFTGLLDAAGLELTEIGAPLGFSGYRVIEARPTAGPVR; encoded by the coding sequence GTGACCCTGATCGACCCGATGGCGGCAGCCAACCTCTACCGCCTCGCCTTCGGTTTCATACCCGCCCAGATGATCCACGCCGCGGCCCGGCTGCGGCTCCCCGACCTGCTGGCCGAAGAGCCCCTGACCACCGAGGAGCTGGCCGAGCGCACCGGAACCCGGGCCCCGGCCCTGCGCAGGCTGCTGCGGGGCCTGGCCACCCTCGGCGTGGTGGAACAGCGGGGCGAGGACGGCTTCCGGCTGGCACCGGCCGGCGAACTGCTCCGCTCGGACGTGCCGGGCTCCGTCCGCCCCATGCTGATGCCCTACTTCGGCGAGGCCGTCTGGACCTCCTGGGGACGGTTCACCGAGTGCCTGCGCACCGGACGGCCGTCCGTGGAGTCGGTCACCGGAGGCTCGGTCTTCGACCTGTTCGCGGCCGATCCGGAGCTGGGCGCGGAGTTCCACGCCGCGATGGCGGTCAGCGGCGGCGCGGAGGCCCAGGCGCTGGCTCGGTCCTACGACTTCGCCGACGTCAGGACCGTCGTGGACGTCGGCGGCGGCAACGGCGCCCTGCTCGCCGGAGTCCTCGGGCACCACCCCCATCTGCACGGGGTCCTGGTCGACACCCCGGTCGGCGTGGCCGGAGCCCCGGACACCCTCGCCGCCGCGGGCGTCGCGGACCGGTGCGTGCTCGTCGCCCAGGACTTCCTCGCCGCCGTGCCCGAGGGCGGCGACCGCTATGTGATCAAGAGCGTGCTGCACGACTGGGACGACGAGCGCTGTGTGACGATCCTGCGCAACTGCCGCCAGGCCATGGCGGACACGGCCCGGGTGCTGATCGTCGAGGTCGTCGCCCCGCCCGTCGCGGACACCACGACCGACCCCTTCCTCACCGTCAGCGACCTCAACCTGATGGTTCTGACCCATGGCCGGGAGCGCACCGAGCGGGAGTTCACCGGACTCCTCGATGCCGCCGGCCTCGAACTCACCGAGATCGGCGCGCCGCTCGGCTTCAGCGGCTACCGGGTCATCGAGGCCCGCCCCACCGCCGGACCCGTCCGATGA
- a CDS encoding HAD family hydrolase has translation MYTAALFDLDGTLIDTEPRSHEAWSRLFRNHGVPHDEATIRGFAGRPPREALLDHLPRFPGHTVDELFAEALAYTALPDMPPVGAVPGALELLARLKESGVPLGLVTSGTRDYARHELGAVGALDLFDVLITSDDVSRGKPDPEGCLKCCAALGVSPGDVVVFEDAPAGVAAAKAAGADVVAITSTQSAEALAAADLIVPDLTGMTWPPPTPATAAATRTEA, from the coding sequence ATGTACACCGCCGCGCTGTTCGACCTCGACGGCACCCTGATCGACACCGAGCCCCGCAGCCATGAGGCGTGGTCGCGGCTCTTCCGCAACCACGGCGTCCCCCACGACGAGGCCACCATCCGGGGCTTCGCCGGGCGGCCCCCGCGCGAGGCGCTGCTCGACCATCTGCCCCGCTTCCCCGGACACACCGTCGACGAGCTCTTCGCCGAGGCCCTCGCCTACACGGCCCTCCCCGACATGCCCCCGGTCGGCGCCGTTCCCGGTGCCCTCGAACTCCTCGCCCGGCTCAAGGAGTCGGGGGTCCCGCTCGGGCTGGTGACCTCGGGCACCCGGGACTACGCCCGGCACGAACTCGGCGCGGTCGGGGCGCTGGACCTCTTCGACGTGCTGATCACCTCCGACGACGTCAGCCGCGGCAAGCCCGATCCGGAAGGCTGCCTCAAGTGCTGTGCGGCGCTCGGGGTTTCACCCGGAGACGTCGTGGTCTTCGAGGACGCCCCGGCCGGGGTCGCGGCGGCGAAGGCCGCCGGTGCCGACGTGGTGGCGATCACCTCCACCCAGTCCGCCGAGGCGCTGGCCGCGGCCGATCTGATCGTCCCCGATCTCACCGGGATGACCTGGCCGCCGCCGACCCCCGCGACGGCCGCCGCGACCCGGACGGAGGCCTGA
- a CDS encoding dCTP deaminase: protein MILTREAIATAVERGDIVIEPFDPERISPNAYDWHLGDRIRVCEGDELDAAAATRVTEHVIPPEGMVLRPGRLYLGVTHERTHSERYAQMINGDRSLGALGVWVHVSAPLGHVGHAIRWTLEIRVARPVRVYPRMPFGKIVFLVAEGAMSSYQSLGRKYTRTSGIDISRLYEELR from the coding sequence ATGATCCTCACCAGGGAGGCCATCGCCACCGCCGTGGAACGCGGCGACATCGTCATCGAGCCCTTCGACCCGGAGCGGATCTCGCCCAACGCCTACGACTGGCACCTCGGCGACCGCATCCGGGTCTGCGAGGGCGACGAGCTGGACGCCGCCGCCGCGACCCGCGTCACCGAGCACGTCATCCCGCCCGAGGGCATGGTGCTGCGGCCGGGACGGCTCTACCTCGGCGTCACCCATGAGCGCACCCACTCCGAGCGCTACGCCCAGATGATCAACGGCGACCGCAGCCTCGGCGCGCTCGGTGTCTGGGTCCATGTCTCCGCCCCGCTCGGACACGTGGGCCACGCCATCCGCTGGACCCTGGAGATCCGGGTGGCACGGCCGGTGCGGGTCTACCCCCGCATGCCCTTCGGGAAGATCGTGTTCCTGGTGGCCGAGGGCGCGATGTCCAGCTACCAGAGTCTGGGCCGCAAATACACCCGGACCAGCGGGATCGACATCTCGCGGCTGTACGAGGAGCTGCGGTGA
- a CDS encoding cytochrome P450 family protein — protein MQTQPELEPLLDFSPYRLLTEPDAVHLRIRAEPPVRLVREESGFTYWLISRYAEARQALRDPGLSNDPRRLGHAVDTANAYSPMANNDPPHHTRLRGLVSHGFTRRRINALTPRAESVTGELLDAVAPTGRSDIIADLAFPLPVLVICELLGVPTRDRETFRTWAARTLSTAAGPRTREERSRRLRAYFTRLVAVRRAAVRPDLAPDEQPDLLSALIVAQERDSSLDDEELIGLAVLLLVAGHETTTNLIGNGLLTLLLHPDQLRLLREDSALLPSAVEELLRYEGSAGQSSLRVAVDDVVIGGTVIPRGSVVNIGLSLANRDPEAFRDSDALDVRRDPNPHLAFGHGIHYCLGAPLARMLATTALGALLDRFDALQLAVPPDELRWRQISILCGLTALPVSFAPVRPETSGT, from the coding sequence GTGCAGACTCAGCCGGAACTCGAACCGTTGCTCGATTTCAGCCCGTACCGGCTGCTCACGGAACCGGACGCGGTCCACCTGCGGATACGCGCCGAACCACCGGTCCGCCTGGTGCGGGAGGAGAGCGGCTTCACGTACTGGCTGATCTCCCGGTACGCCGAGGCCCGCCAGGCCCTGCGCGACCCCGGGCTCTCCAACGACCCGCGACGTCTCGGCCACGCGGTCGACACGGCGAACGCCTACTCCCCGATGGCCAACAACGACCCGCCGCACCACACCCGGCTGCGCGGACTGGTCTCCCACGGCTTCACCCGCCGCCGGATCAACGCCCTTACGCCGAGAGCCGAGTCGGTCACCGGCGAACTCCTCGACGCCGTCGCGCCCACCGGGCGGTCGGACATCATCGCCGACCTCGCCTTCCCGCTGCCCGTACTGGTCATCTGCGAGCTGCTCGGGGTGCCCACCCGGGACCGGGAGACCTTCCGCACCTGGGCCGCGCGCACCCTGTCCACCGCTGCCGGACCCCGTACCCGCGAGGAGCGTTCGCGCCGCCTGCGCGCCTACTTCACCCGGCTCGTCGCGGTCAGGCGAGCTGCCGTACGACCGGACCTGGCGCCCGACGAGCAGCCTGATCTGCTCAGCGCCCTCATCGTGGCGCAGGAGCGCGACAGCAGCCTCGACGACGAGGAACTCATCGGCCTGGCAGTGCTGTTGCTGGTCGCCGGGCACGAGACCACCACCAACCTGATCGGCAACGGACTGCTCACCCTGCTGCTCCACCCCGACCAGTTGCGGCTGCTCAGGGAGGACTCCGCCCTGCTGCCCTCGGCCGTCGAGGAACTGCTGCGGTACGAAGGCTCCGCGGGGCAGTCCTCCCTGCGCGTGGCGGTCGACGACGTCGTCATCGGCGGGACCGTGATCCCCCGCGGCTCGGTCGTCAACATCGGCCTGTCCCTGGCCAACCGGGACCCCGAAGCCTTCCGGGACTCCGACGCCCTCGACGTCCGGCGCGATCCCAACCCCCATCTGGCCTTCGGACACGGCATCCACTACTGCCTCGGCGCGCCGCTGGCCCGGATGCTCGCCACGACGGCGCTCGGAGCGCTGCTCGACCGGTTCGACGCCCTTCAACTGGCCGTCCCACCCGACGAGTTGCGCTGGCGCCAGATCAGCATCCTGTGCGGACTGACCGCACTTCCCGTCTCCTTCGCTCCTGTTCGTCCGGAAACGAGTGGCACGTGA
- a CDS encoding LuxR C-terminal-related transcriptional regulator, translating into MTNTTGADCIRVLICDPRHLMRAGMVSVLEREPDISVVGEALDGREMLAAVQSLRPHVALINHDSDAVDGIAMARSLRRMAPDSAPGVLMLSSRNEQAELLSALKGGVRGLLPGNCDPRTLPAAIRDIAGGAMVLKSPKAVQLIGRLLNRSPEVAASAGSGQLALLTTRERDVLSLVANGHSNLVIAKMLSLSEATVKSHLYHLCQKLGLRDRTQAVILAYETGLVRPCAAA; encoded by the coding sequence ATGACGAACACAACTGGGGCTGACTGTATACGGGTCCTGATCTGCGACCCGCGCCATCTGATGCGAGCGGGGATGGTCAGCGTCCTGGAGAGAGAACCGGACATCAGCGTGGTGGGCGAGGCCCTCGACGGCCGCGAGATGCTCGCCGCCGTGCAGAGCCTGCGTCCGCACGTCGCACTCATCAACCACGACTCCGACGCCGTGGACGGCATCGCCATGGCGCGCAGTCTGCGGAGAATGGCCCCGGACAGCGCGCCGGGCGTCCTCATGCTCAGCTCCCGGAACGAACAGGCGGAGCTGCTGTCGGCGCTGAAGGGCGGGGTGCGCGGCTTACTGCCGGGCAACTGCGATCCCCGGACCCTGCCCGCCGCCATCCGTGACATCGCCGGCGGCGCGATGGTCCTGAAGTCACCGAAAGCCGTGCAGCTGATCGGCCGACTGCTCAACCGCTCACCCGAGGTGGCCGCCTCCGCCGGCTCCGGGCAGCTCGCGCTGCTCACCACCCGGGAGCGCGATGTGCTCTCACTCGTCGCGAACGGCCACTCCAACCTGGTGATCGCCAAGATGCTTTCGCTGAGCGAGGCGACGGTCAAATCGCACCTCTATCACCTGTGCCAGAAGCTCGGCCTGCGCGATCGCACGCAGGCCGTGATCCTCGCGTACGAGACGGGTCTGGTCCGCCCCTGCGCGGCGGCCTGA
- a CDS encoding diiron oxygenase gives MGTIEEATGQVGPSTLRRLAAAWPRRATVRTDMDKVTGAGEYDPGLLDYPVALMPFGEHPDFQGAPQDKRRTVNTLGWIAYNERVVAAEEFVVNPTFEKLGHAVFPGVDRFEVKEIVRQSHIDEVWHTYMHMLGMQRTREARGITAEPDCGHPVTNRLLYEAQDAAAERWKSDLLLLLWTTVGEVSVNAFLDLMARDTTVQPLHSTIARLHARDESAHGPVMVEVMKDVFVNLSRQQQDFFVASLPAAINAFCAEDFDWWLKVLRFAGIPKARDIVEDSRGGQAELLVTDFSGILRMLRELDVADRVDFDFGAAAGATGRAA, from the coding sequence TTGGGAACCATCGAGGAAGCCACCGGCCAGGTCGGCCCGAGCACCCTGCGCAGACTGGCGGCGGCCTGGCCCCGCCGGGCCACCGTGCGCACGGACATGGACAAGGTCACCGGAGCGGGGGAGTACGACCCCGGACTGCTCGACTACCCCGTCGCGCTGATGCCGTTCGGCGAGCACCCCGACTTCCAGGGCGCCCCGCAGGACAAGCGGCGCACGGTGAACACCCTGGGCTGGATCGCGTACAACGAACGCGTCGTGGCCGCCGAGGAGTTCGTCGTCAACCCCACCTTCGAGAAGCTCGGCCACGCCGTGTTCCCCGGGGTGGACCGGTTCGAGGTGAAGGAGATCGTGCGGCAGTCCCACATCGACGAGGTGTGGCACACGTACATGCACATGCTCGGCATGCAGCGCACCCGGGAGGCCCGGGGCATCACCGCCGAGCCCGACTGCGGTCACCCCGTCACCAACCGGCTCCTGTACGAGGCGCAGGACGCCGCCGCCGAGCGCTGGAAGTCGGATCTGCTCCTGCTGCTGTGGACCACGGTCGGTGAGGTCAGCGTGAACGCCTTCCTCGACCTGATGGCCCGGGACACCACCGTGCAGCCGCTGCACTCCACGATCGCCCGGCTGCACGCCCGCGACGAGTCGGCGCACGGCCCGGTCATGGTCGAGGTGATGAAGGACGTCTTCGTCAACCTCTCCCGGCAGCAGCAGGACTTCTTCGTGGCGTCCCTGCCCGCCGCGATCAACGCCTTCTGCGCCGAGGACTTCGACTGGTGGCTGAAGGTCCTCCGGTTCGCCGGCATCCCCAAGGCCCGCGACATCGTCGAGGACTCCCGGGGCGGACAGGCGGAGCTGCTCGTCACCGACTTCTCCGGGATCCTGCGCATGCTGCGGGAGCTGGACGTGGCGGACCGGGTGGACTTCGACTTCGGGGCAGCCGCGGGCGCCACGGGGAGGGCGGCATGA
- a CDS encoding glycosyltransferase family 4 protein: MSAPRTLTGLDLPWGSPGGSVELLKDLYLDPDGPLKASAFMLVPEDGSPPPDESTLALLDVPGKQLSGEGFWAYVDRLTDAVTARFPHTEQDVVHLQHLAFGATPALLRGYPKQPAIGLVHGTDLLFAAEYDTQGAVLREAVEAARSLVVPTAGMADQLRRVAPETDSDRIVHIPWGVPDALLAEPPVRTPRDGGPLRVLYAGRLTAEKGAAELAAALSGVPGVRLSMAAPVAEFRRLAGERDLSAVRHLGWLSRRELWAAFAGHDLLVVPSAKLEAFGLVAVEAQACGLPVAYQPVPGLRDALGDSALPLDLLADPRRALAELTGLRDDPGALEGLRRSGFRNAARFPLSRTARDLAALSAQVR; the protein is encoded by the coding sequence GTGAGCGCGCCCCGGACCCTGACCGGACTCGACCTGCCCTGGGGCAGCCCGGGCGGCAGCGTCGAACTGCTCAAGGATCTGTACCTGGACCCGGACGGGCCGCTGAAGGCGAGCGCGTTCATGCTCGTCCCGGAAGACGGCTCCCCGCCGCCCGACGAGAGCACCCTCGCCCTGCTCGACGTCCCCGGCAAACAGCTCAGCGGCGAGGGCTTCTGGGCCTACGTCGACCGGCTCACGGACGCGGTCACCGCCCGCTTCCCGCACACCGAGCAGGACGTCGTGCACCTCCAGCACCTCGCCTTCGGCGCCACCCCGGCGCTCCTGCGGGGCTATCCCAAGCAGCCCGCCATCGGCCTGGTGCACGGCACGGACCTGCTGTTCGCCGCCGAGTACGACACCCAGGGCGCGGTGCTGCGGGAGGCCGTCGAGGCGGCCCGCTCCCTGGTGGTGCCGACCGCCGGGATGGCCGACCAACTGCGCCGAGTGGCCCCGGAGACGGACAGCGACCGTATCGTCCACATCCCCTGGGGCGTCCCCGACGCCCTGCTGGCCGAACCACCGGTACGAACTCCTCGGGACGGCGGGCCACTTCGGGTCCTCTACGCCGGCCGCCTCACCGCGGAGAAGGGCGCCGCCGAACTGGCCGCCGCGCTCTCCGGGGTACCGGGTGTGCGGCTCAGCATGGCCGCGCCGGTCGCCGAGTTCCGGCGGCTGGCCGGGGAACGGGACCTGTCGGCCGTACGGCATCTGGGGTGGCTGAGCCGCCGGGAGCTGTGGGCCGCGTTCGCCGGGCACGATCTGCTGGTGGTGCCGTCCGCGAAGCTGGAGGCGTTCGGTCTGGTGGCCGTGGAGGCGCAGGCCTGCGGACTGCCGGTGGCCTACCAGCCGGTGCCGGGGCTGCGGGACGCGCTCGGCGACTCGGCGCTGCCGCTCGATCTCCTCGCCGACCCCCGGCGGGCGCTCGCCGAGCTGACCGGGCTGCGGGACGACCCCGGCGCGCTGGAGGGCCTGCGCCGGTCCGGGTTCCGCAACGCGGCGCGCTTTCCGCTGTCCAGGACCGCACGCGACCTTGCCGCCCTCTCCGCCCAGGTGCGGTGA
- the dcd gene encoding dCTP deaminase — translation MILTGPEITEAASDGRIVISPFNPAQVNPNSYNVCLGDRLLTYTDDVIDPYRPNATREIIIGEDGYVLRPDQLYLGHTVEQVGSDQYVPLLFGRSSVGRLGLFVEITAPIGDIGFHGQWTLMLSPVQPLRVYPGMKIGQIMFFVSLGEVDLYRGKYQSSAGPQESRYWKDVAVPTT, via the coding sequence ATGATCCTCACCGGTCCCGAGATCACCGAGGCCGCGAGCGACGGCCGGATCGTCATCTCGCCGTTCAACCCGGCCCAGGTGAACCCCAACAGCTACAACGTCTGCCTCGGCGACAGGCTGCTGACCTACACCGACGACGTCATCGACCCCTACCGGCCCAACGCCACCCGGGAGATCATCATCGGGGAGGACGGCTATGTCCTCAGGCCCGACCAGCTCTATCTCGGGCACACCGTGGAACAGGTCGGCTCCGACCAGTACGTGCCGCTGCTCTTCGGGCGGTCCTCGGTCGGCCGGCTCGGGCTGTTCGTGGAGATCACGGCACCCATCGGCGACATCGGCTTCCACGGCCAGTGGACGCTGATGCTCTCCCCGGTCCAGCCGCTGCGGGTGTACCCGGGGATGAAGATCGGCCAGATCATGTTCTTCGTGTCGCTCGGCGAGGTCGACCTCTACCGCGGCAAGTACCAGTCCTCGGCGGGCCCCCAGGAGTCCCGCTACTGGAAGGACGTGGCGGTGCCGACCACATGA